A stretch of Dysidea avara chromosome 5, odDysAvar1.4, whole genome shotgun sequence DNA encodes these proteins:
- the LOC136255050 gene encoding carcinoembryonic antigen-related cell adhesion molecule 1-like: MYSIAIHVFTLGIAMTGVSTVGNETVTSNLLTNYSNIRDTEMGLVARCVSGLGPAVSDDNNALGLWYFNGVPMPYGLCELSLGNPMQSHIASLMNFIGVINLWQCIASLTPAAEGVYTCVILDSSMMNQTTRLGVYFSGRTVPMIDPPSLPTVTVSVGSPLTLPCTSRGSPPDTFTWRKDSGPMLQSTSITTVEHTSTTAVFHASYSIDGVTLDDSGSYTCTVTNPIGSDSETINVTVIAHSLQVTIEPVTRYANSSDQVTFSCLATGLGANTFVYGWLLNGVPVERETKSSLEVTASEDNAGDYECTVRNE, encoded by the exons ATGTACAGTATTGCTATACATGTGTTCACATTAGGTATTGCAATGACTGGAGTATCAACTGTTGGTAATGAGACTGTAACTAGTAATCTCCTCACCAACTACTCAAACATTAGAGATACTGAAATGGGTCTGGTTGCTCGTTGTGTGTCTGGACTAGGACCTGCTGTTAGTGATGATAATAATGCACTGGGTTTATGGTACTTCAATGGAGTTCCAATGCCATATGGACTGTGTGAATTGTCCTTGGGTAATCCAATGCAATCACATATAGCAAGTCTCATGAATTTTATTGGAGTGATTAATTTGTGGCAGTGTATAGCATCCTTGACTCCAGCTGCAGAAGGTGTTTATACATGTGTTATACTGGACAGTTCAATGATGAACCAAACAACAAGATTGGGTGTGTACTTTAGTGGAAGAA CTGTCCCGATGATAGACCCTCCATCATTACCTACTGTAACAGTTTCTGTTGGTTCTCCCCTCACATTGCCTTGTACCTCACGaggttctcccccagacacattcacaTGGAGGAAGGATAGTGGACCAATGTTGCAGTCCACTAGTATTACTACAGTGGAGCACACTAGTACTACTGCAGTGTTCCATGCTAGCTACTCCATTGATGGTGTTACTTTAGATGATAGTGgatcatacacatgtactgtgactaatcctattggaagtgatagtgAAACCATAAATGTTACTGTCATTG CACACAGTCTTCAGGTAACTATTGAGCCAGTGACAAGATATGCAAACTCAAGTGATCAAGTTACATTTTCATGCTTAGCAACTGGTTTAGGGGCTAATACATTTGTATATGGCTGGTTGCTAAATGGAGTTCCTGTTGAAAGAGAAACTAAGTCAAGTCTTGAAGTTACTGCATCAGAAGACAATGCTGGAGATTATGAATGTACTGTTAGAAATGAATAA